The proteins below come from a single Cricetulus griseus strain 17A/GY chromosome 6, alternate assembly CriGri-PICRH-1.0, whole genome shotgun sequence genomic window:
- the Chrna4 gene encoding neuronal acetylcholine receptor subunit alpha-4, translating into MELWGPRAPPPLLPLLLLLGVGLLPASSHIETRAHAEERLLKRLFSGYNKWSRPVANISDVVLVRFGLSIAQLIDVDEKNQMMTTNVWVKQEWHDYKLRWDPGDYENVTSIRIPSELIWRPDIVLYNNADGDFAVTHLTKAHLFYDGRVQWTPPAIYKSSCSIDVTFFPFDQQNCTMKFGSWTYDKAKIDLVSMHSRVDQLDFWESGEWVIVDAVGTYNTRKYECCAEIYPDITYAFIIRRLPLFYTINLIIPCLLISCLTVLVFYLPSECGEKVTLCISVLLSLTVFLLLITEIIPSTSLVIPLIGEYLLFTMIFVTLSIVITVFVLNVHHRSPRTHTMPAWVRRVFLDIVPRLLFMKRPSVVKDNCRRLIESMHKMASAPRFWPEPEGEPGILSDIRNQGLSPAPSFCNPLNTTVEAQPTCKSPSHKAPDLKASEVEKTSPCPSPGPCHSPNSTRVPVLVKARSLSVQHMPSSQETAEGGVRCRSRSIQYCVSRNGAVSPSDSQPTGSPASQKAHPSQLLLPDQTSPCKCTCKEPSPVSPVTVLKARGTKAPPQHLPLSPALTRAVEGVQYIADHLKAEDTDFSVKEDWKYVAMVIDRIFLWMFIIVCLLGTVGLFLPPWLAGMI; encoded by the exons ATGGAGCTCTGGGGCCCCCGGGCGCCGCCGCCGCTactgcctctgctgctgctgttaggGGTCGGCCTCTTGCCTG CTAGCAGCCACATAGAGACCCGGGCCCATGCGGAGGAGCGGCTCCTGAAGAGACTCTTCTCTGGCTACAACAAGTGGTCTCGGCCAGTAGCCAACATCTCAGATGTGGTCCTCGTCCGATTCGGCCTGTCCATTGCTCAGCTCATTGATGTG GATGAGAAGAACCAGATGATGACGACAAATGTGTGGGTGAAGCAG GAGTGGCATGACTACAAGCTGCGCTGGGACCCCGGTGACTACGAGAATGTTACCTCCATCCGCATCCCCTCTGAGCTCATCTGGAGGCCCGACATTGTCCTCTACAACAA TGCAGACGGGGACTTTGCCGTCACCCACCTGACCAAGGCCCACCTGTTCTATGACGGGCGGGTACAGTGGACACCGCCAGCCATCTATAAGAGCTCCTGCAGCATCGATGTCACCTTCTTCCCCTTCGACCAGCAGAACTGTACCATGAAGTTTGGGTCCTGGACCTATGACAAGGCCAAGATTGACTTGGTGAGCATGCATAGCCGCGTGGACCAGCTGGACTTCTGGGAAAGTGGGGAGTGGGTCATCGTGGATGCTGTGGGCACCTACAACACCAGGAAGTATGAATGCTGTGCCGAGATCTACCCTGACATCACCTACGCCTTCATCATCCGCCGGCTGCCGTTGTTCTACACCATCAACCTCATCATCCCGTGCCTGCTCATCTCCTGTCTCACTGTGCTGGTCTTCTACCTGCCCTCCGAGTGTGGCGAGAAGGTCACACTGTGCATCTCGGTGCTGCTCTCACTCACCGTCTTCCTGCTGCTCATCACCGAGATCATCCCGTCCACCTCGCTGGTCATCCCACTCATCGGCGAGTACCTGCTCTTCACCATGATCTTCGTCACCCTCTCCATTGTCATCACGGTCTTCGTGCTCAATGTACACCACCGCTCACCACGCACGCATACCATGCCTGCCTGGGTGCGCAGGGTCTTCCTGGACATCGTGCCTCGCCTCCTCTTCATGAAGCGCCCGTCTGTGGTCAAAGACAACTGCCGGAGACTTATTGAGTCCATGCACAAGATGGCCAGTGCCCCTCGTTTCTGGCCAGAGCCTGAGGGAGAGCCTGGCATCTTGAGTGACATCCGAAACCAAGGCCTGTCACCTGCCCCATCTTTCTGCAACCCTCTGAACACAACAGTTGAGGCCCAGCCTACATGCAAGTCTCCCTCCCACAAGGCCCCTGATTTGAAGGCATCAGAGGTTGAGAAGACCAGTCCCTGTCCATCACCTGGCCCCTGTCACTCACCCAACAGCACCAGGGTCCCAGTGCTCGTCAAAGCCAGGTCCCTGAGTGTCCAGCATATGCCCAGCTCCCAAGAAACAGCAGAGGGTGGCGTCCGCTGCCGGTCTCGGAGTATCCAGTACTGTGTTTCTCGAAATGGAGCTGTCTCCCCATCTGACAGCCAGCCAACTGGCTCCCCCGCCTCCCAGAAGGCCCATCCATCCCAGCTTCTGCTGCCAGACCAGACCTCTCCATGCAAATGCACATGCAAGGAGCCATCTCCTGTGTCTCCAGTCACTGTTCTCAAGGCCCGAGGCACCAAAGCACCCCCGCAACACCTACCCCTGTCACCAGCCCTGACACGGGCAGTCGAGGGTGTCCAGTACATTGCAGACCACCTCAAGGCAGAAGACACGGATTTCTCG